A window of the Brassica oleracea var. oleracea cultivar TO1000 chromosome C1, BOL, whole genome shotgun sequence genome harbors these coding sequences:
- the LOC106324100 gene encoding WEB family protein At3g02930, chloroplastic-like isoform X2 has protein sequence MDPKIKIKIKTGLSETTLRALRKSSPGSLGVPKLSRIMTKSEPNSPSPTRLSLDRSPANRSRKAPTPPEVSLSMKTRTRSVNGSSESSQPRSIQLKEDLRKANELIASLENELEQVREESLEKLYEALESQKTAKESFEIEKFKAVEAGVEAFHLKEEELKKELEIVRNQHASDSAVLLLVTRELEKVSLELAKADDAKNMLLSQADDATKRAAILKSELENARCFKAEVKKRDKIIEKLDGEIEVLKMDKSYADGSADQWCNKTIVLERQLEEANTMKRTASASLASLTKQLEGSNKKLRAVESEVADLKDKAKLMATVGLRQSQDLERSGHMLEAVEELLSKVEKEAMKLKSEVETVTEEKKESLKREQMLLEEKSRISSELERSKEKLLSLGGRDYETQVEHYKKMLDEAKLEIDVLVSALEQTKMREAGLVNHVKKFEEEVCSMGKEINRLGCLVKRTKEEADGALKKESEMRDELKEVEDEVIYLQETLREARGESLKLNAKMLDKETEFQSVIHENDLLVKKIKELEEALAKKDSELSDSEQDYDLVETLDGMNVKLEEKREVKEDSSDGNDDDDAVEVEYSMWESYHTGKKEGFHKGK, from the exons ATGGATCCTAAGATTAAGATTAAGATTAA AACTGGTCTATCCGAAACCACTCTGCGCGCTCTGCGCAAATCATCTCCAGGATCTTTAGGAGTGCCTAAACTGAGTCGGATAATGACAAAATCTGAACCTAACTCTCCTTCACCGACCCGTCTTTCACTTGACCGCTCTCCTGCTAACAGGTCTCGTAAGGCTCCAACCCCACCAGAAGTAAGTTTGTCAATG AAAACTCGTACACGGAGTGTGAATGGATCATCAGAATCATCACAACCTCGGTCGATCCAACTTAAGGAAGATCTAAGGAAAGCTAATGAGCTGATAGCATCCCTCGAGAATGAACTTGAACAAGTGCGGGAAGAGTCACTCGAGAAACTCTACGAGGCTTTAGAATCTCAAAAAACGGCTAAGGAGAGTTTTGAGATTGAAAAATTTAAAGCCGTCGAGGCAGGAGTAGAGGCTTTTCATTTAAAAGAAGAAGAACTAAAGAAAGAACTCGAGATCGTCAGGAACCAGCACGCTTCAGACTCGGCCGTTCTTCTTTTAGTAACCCGGGAGCTAGAGAAAGTTAGCTTAGAATTGGCTAAAGCTGACGATGCCAAGAACATGCTTCTGAGTCAAGCAGATGATGCTACCAAGAGGGCTGCTATTTTGAAAAGTGAGCTTGAGAATGCGAGGTGTTTTAAAGCTGAGGTTAAAAAACGAGATAAGATCATCGAGAAGCTTGACGGCGAGATAGAAGTTTTGAAGATGGACAAGTCTTACGCGGACGGCTCTGCTGACCAGTGGTGCAACAAAACCATAGTATTAGAGAGACAGCTGGAGGAAGCCAATACGATGAAGAGAACCGCCTCGGCGTCTCTGGCGTCTCTGACGAAACAGCTGGAAGGAAGCAATAAAAAATTGCGCGCTGTGGAGTCTGAGGTGGCTGATCTCAAGGATAAGGCCAAGTTGATGGCGACGGTGGGGCTTAGGCAAAGTCAGGATCTCGAGAGGTCAGGGCATATGCTGGAGGCTGTGGAAGAGTTATTATCTAAGGTTGAGAAAGAAGCTATGAAGCTGAAGAGTGAGGTCGAAACTGTGACTGAGGAGAAGAAAGAGAGTTTAAAGAGAGAACAAATGCTATTGGAAGAGAAAAGTAGAATCTCGTCAGAGCTTGAGAGGTCGAAAGAGAAGTTGTTGAGCCTAGGTGGTCGAGATTACGAGACGCAAGTAGAACATTACAAGAAGATGCTTGACGAGGCGAAGCTTGAGATTGATGTACTCGTCAGTGCCTTGGAGCAGACCAAGATGAGAGAAGCTGGTTTGGTGAATCACGTGAAGAAGTTTGAGGAAGAGGTTTGTTCTATGGGGAAAGAGATTAATAGGTTGGGTTGTTTGGTTAAGAGGACTAAGGAAGAAGCTGATGGAGCGTTGAAGAAAGAATCTGAGATGAGGGACGAACTTAAAGAAGTGGAGGATGAGGTGATTTATCTTCAGGAGACTCTCAGAGAAGCGAGGGGTGAAAGCTTGAAACTAAATGCGAAGATGTTGGATAAAGAAACCGAGTTTCAAAGCGTTATTCATGAGAATGATTTACTCGTGAAGAAGATCAAGGAGTTAGAGGAAGCATTGGCCAAGAAAGATAGTGAGCTCAGTGACAGCGAACAAGACTATGATTTAGTAGAAACCCTTGATGGCATGAACGTGAAACTTGAGGAGAAGAGAGAAGTGAAGGAAGATTCTTCAGATGGTAATGATGATGATGATGCAGTTGAAGTTGAATATAGTATGTGGGAAAGTTATCATACCGGGAAGAAAGAAGGTTTCCACAAGGGGAAATAA